The following are encoded in a window of Artemia franciscana chromosome 19, ASM3288406v1, whole genome shotgun sequence genomic DNA:
- the LOC136039569 gene encoding transmembrane protein 69-like isoform X2 codes for MPCVAGMFKAVTPIKTVATPLRKVYAHVISTSACHKRWSERSPNQPNIKKEESEKPGGRRPIMDIKALKEAPKPALWLGVGGLVPFVVPPVVMLLTGYYVPQVHESQVIYGATILSFLGGARWGVAVVKDSGLTPTWASLGFSVTPPLLAWLSLTLLPSIDVKTSMIILGLSLSLFNDIFTPGYAPWFKSLRVILTFVATFSLALANIAYEAVKEGRMLESDLKINQI; via the coding sequence ATGCCTTGTGTAGCGGGTATGTTTAAAGCAGTAACACCTATAAAGACAGTGGCAACTCCACTAAGGAAAGTATATGCACACGTTATCAGCACTTCTGCGTGTCACAAACGGTGGTCCGAAAGAAGTCCCAATCAACCAAACATCAAAAAGGAGGAAAGTGAGAAACCAGGTGGACGCAGACCCATTATGGACATAAAAGCTTTAAAGGAGGCACCGAAACCTGCACTCTGGTTGGGTGTTGGGGGCCTAGTACCTTTTGTTGTGCCCCCAGTGGTAATGTTACTCACTGGATACTATGTGCCTCAAGTCCATGAAAGTCAAGTTATATACGGAGCTACTATattatctttccttggaggtgCTAGATGGGGAGTGGCAGTTGTTAAAGATAGCGGTTTAACACCAACTTGGGCATCTTTAGGATTTAGTGTAACGCCCCCTCTTCTTGCTTGGCTTTCTCTTACTCTGTTACCTAGTATTGATGTAAAAACGTCAATGATTATACTAGGTTTATCTTTGTCTCTTTTCAATGATATATTTACACCCGGATATGCTCCTTGGTTCAAAAGTTTGAGAGTGATTTTAACATTTGTAGCAACATTTTCACTTGCCCTTGCAAATATTGCTTATGAAGCAGTAAAAGAAGGAAGAATGCTTGAATcagatcttaaaataaatcaaatataa
- the LOC136039569 gene encoding transmembrane protein 69-like isoform X1 produces MREVNWVSLRHVESNLPTFTLKVRNGPVHHRKVSVEMPCVAGMFKAVTPIKTVATPLRKVYAHVISTSACHKRWSERSPNQPNIKKEESEKPGGRRPIMDIKALKEAPKPALWLGVGGLVPFVVPPVVMLLTGYYVPQVHESQVIYGATILSFLGGARWGVAVVKDSGLTPTWASLGFSVTPPLLAWLSLTLLPSIDVKTSMIILGLSLSLFNDIFTPGYAPWFKSLRVILTFVATFSLALANIAYEAVKEGRMLESDLKINQI; encoded by the exons ATGAGAGAAGTAAACTGGGTATCCTTGCGACACGTTGAATCGAACCTACCAACCTTTACTTTGAAGGTGAGGAACGGTCCAGTACACCATCGCAag gtcTCCGTTGAAATGCCTTGTGTAGCGGGTATGTTTAAAGCAGTAACACCTATAAAGACAGTGGCAACTCCACTAAGGAAAGTATATGCACACGTTATCAGCACTTCTGCGTGTCACAAACGGTGGTCCGAAAGAAGTCCCAATCAACCAAACATCAAAAAGGAGGAAAGTGAGAAACCAGGTGGACGCAGACCCATTATGGACATAAAAGCTTTAAAGGAGGCACCGAAACCTGCACTCTGGTTGGGTGTTGGGGGCCTAGTACCTTTTGTTGTGCCCCCAGTGGTAATGTTACTCACTGGATACTATGTGCCTCAAGTCCATGAAAGTCAAGTTATATACGGAGCTACTATattatctttccttggaggtgCTAGATGGGGAGTGGCAGTTGTTAAAGATAGCGGTTTAACACCAACTTGGGCATCTTTAGGATTTAGTGTAACGCCCCCTCTTCTTGCTTGGCTTTCTCTTACTCTGTTACCTAGTATTGATGTAAAAACGTCAATGATTATACTAGGTTTATCTTTGTCTCTTTTCAATGATATATTTACACCCGGATATGCTCCTTGGTTCAAAAGTTTGAGAGTGATTTTAACATTTGTAGCAACATTTTCACTTGCCCTTGCAAATATTGCTTATGAAGCAGTAAAAGAAGGAAGAATGCTTGAATcagatcttaaaataaatcaaatataa